The following are from one region of the Biomphalaria glabrata chromosome 4, xgBioGlab47.1, whole genome shotgun sequence genome:
- the LOC106077893 gene encoding SRSF protein kinase 3-like isoform X3, protein MIKKLSQWMRQRRRSSVSTTGHYNQDWVTLHRRRSLRSDPKKNHEPRYDEEEDEEEEILGSDDDEQEDPRDYCKGGYHPVKIGDLLNNRYHIVRKLGWGHFSTVWLSWDLVCKRFVALKVVKSAQHYTETALDEIKLLKCVREADETDPHREKAVQLLDDFKISGVNGTHVCMVFEVLGNNLLKLIIRSNYQGIPLHNVKLIIKQVLEGLDYLHTKCKIIHTDIKPENILMCVDEGHIRKLAADAIEFQRLGLKLPGSAVSTAPKEKPVDVSKMSKNKKKKMKKKQKKQEQLIQMQMKQLEELDREKGGDKRPGSKMLNSISTTSLQSMEAESCSNSTKSIIANNAGGGGDHSTKLTNGQRKSLLLEGENNNAVVTGNKLQSGQSNSLENKKNEAKTENCENNSSLSCKTNVIDTEEEESSSLNKSSGSDSQASGIAKLNVTGDSNNDGNNQLMCVNNNSPADTNTDNQTSNAVVTSAPSNYSEPLYNGHASEFSRDSSSMEAEYSRKADQEESQNNSRNNIPISDIQCPESGIVIGAGECLVDHDGLCELDGQRLVNSVSVESCDGEIEDMQTEGPDEQILPCRKPDPVQEICDEFPVKIADLGNACWTYHQFTEDIQTRQYRCLEVLIGAGYDTPADIWSTACMAFELATGDYLFEPHSGEDYTRDEDHLAHIIELVGPIPRNIALSGKYSREFFNRKGELRHISKLKPWGLVEVLTEKYEWSEKEAREFSEFLLPMLVFDPAERATAAECLKHPWLQEV, encoded by the exons GTTGTCTCAATGGATGAGACAACGGCGTCGCTCATCGGTCAGCACAACCGGCCACTACAACCAGGACTGGGTTACTTTACACAGAAGACGGTCTTTAAG gtcAGACCCTAAAAAGAATCATGAGCCACGTTATGATGAAGAggaagatgaagaagaagaaattctGGGTTCAGATGATGATGAACAGGAGGATCCTCGAGACTATTGTAAAGGAGGGTACCACCCAGTGAAGATTGGAGATTTGCTCAATAATCGCTATCACATAGTCCGTAAACTGGGCTGGGGCCACTTCTCAACTGTCTGGCTCAGCTGGGATCTTGT GTGCAAGCGTTTTGTGGCTCTCAAAGTTGTCAAAAGTGCTCAACATTACACAGAGACAGCTTTAGATGAAATTAAACTCTTGAAATGT GTCAGAGAAGCAGATGAAACCGACCCACATAGAGAAAAAGCTGTTCAGTTGCTTGATGACTTTAAAATCTCTGGAGTCAATGGAACCC ATGTTTGCATGGTCTTTGAAGTATTAGGCAACAATCTCCTGAAACTAATTATTCGTTCAAATTATCAAGGTATTCCTCTGCATAATGTAAAGCTGATCATAAAACAG GTTTTAGAGGGCTTGGACTACCTccatacaaaatgtaaaataatacaCACAGATATCAAGCCAGAGAATATACTTATGTGTGTTGATGAAGGTCACATCAGAAAACTTGCCGCTGATGCAATAGAATTTCAAAGGCTTGGTCTCAAGTTGCCAGGCTCAGCAG TGAGCACAGCACCTAAGGAAAAACCTGTGGATGTTTCTAAAATgtccaaaaataaaaagaagaaaatgaagaaaaagCAGAAGAAACAAGAACAGCTCATTCAGATGCAGATGAAACAATTGGAGGAGCTTGACCGAGAGAAAGGAGGTGACAAGCGACCG GGCAGTAAAATGCTAAATAGTATCAGCACCACAAGTTTACAAAGTATGGAAGCCGAGTCATGCAGCAATAGCACAAAGAGTATTATTGCCAACAATGCAGGTGGTGGAGGGGACCATAGTACAAAACTTACCAATGGTCAGCGAAAGTCTCTTTTATTAGAAGGAGAAAACAACAATGCAGTAG TGACAGGAAACAAACTACAGAGTGGTCAGTCAAACTCAttggaaaacaagaaaaatgagGCCAAAACTGAAAACTGTGAAAACAATAGCAGTCTTTCATGTAAGACTAATGTCATTGACACAGAAGAGGAAGAATCCTCCAGTCTAAACAAATCTTCAGGCTCTGACAGTCAAGCCTCCGGCATTGCCAAACTCAATGTGACTGGTGATTCTAACAACGATGGCAATAACCAGCTCATGTGTGTAAACAACAATAGTCCCGCTGATACAAATACTGACAATCAAACCAGCAATGCTGTAGTAACCTCAGCACCGTCTAACTATTCAGAACCTTTATATAATGGACATGCCTCAGAATTCTCTAGGGACTCTTCTAGCATGGAGGCAGAATATTCTAGGAAAGCTGATCAAGAAGAGTCTCAAAACAACAGCAGAAATAATATTCCTATTTCTGATATTCAGTGCCCTGAGTCTGGTATAGTTATCGGTGCAGGAGAGTGCCTAGTGGACCATGATGGATTATGTGAACTGGATGGACAACGTCTTGTGAATAGTGTTTCTGTGGAATCCTGTGATGGTGAAATAGAAGATATGCAAACTGAAGGACCTGATG AGCAAATATTGCCTTGTAGAAAGCCAGACCCTGTGCAAGAGATCTGTGATGAATTTCCTGTAAAAATTGCTGATCTTGGCAATGCTTGCTGGACA taCCACCAGTTTACAGAAGATATACAGACACGCCAATATAGGTGTCTGGAAGTCTTAATTGGAGCAGGTTATGACACTCCTGCTGATATATGGAGTACAGCTTGCATG GCGTTTGAGCTAGCTACAGGAGACTATCTTTTTGAACCTCATAGTGGGGAAGACTACACCAGAGATGAAGACCATTTAGCACACATCATTGAACTGGTGGGACCTATTCCCAGAAATATAGCTTTGAGTGGAAAATATTCAAGAgaattttttaatagaaaag GTGAACTAAGGCATATTAGCAAGCTGAAACCTTGGGGTCTTGTGGAGGTACTCACAGAGAAATACGAATGGTCAGAGAAGGAGGCCAGAGAGTTCAGTGAATTCCTTCTCCCAATGTTGGTATTTGATCCTGCTGAAAGGGCTACCGCAGCTGAGTGTTTAAAGCACCCTTGGTTACAGGAAGTATGA
- the LOC106077893 gene encoding SRSF protein kinase 3-like isoform X2 — MRVGVLNEEKHKMSSKIPRKALAIQARKKRTKGKPRVKHDDKKRTSDPKKNHEPRYDEEEDEEEEILGSDDDEQEDPRDYCKGGYHPVKIGDLLNNRYHIVRKLGWGHFSTVWLSWDLVCKRFVALKVVKSAQHYTETALDEIKLLKCVREADETDPHREKAVQLLDDFKISGVNGTHVCMVFEVLGNNLLKLIIRSNYQGIPLHNVKLIIKQVLEGLDYLHTKCKIIHTDIKPENILMCVDEGHIRKLAADAIEFQRLGLKLPGSAVSTAPKEKPVDVSKMSKNKKKKMKKKQKKQEQLIQMQMKQLEELDREKGGDKRPGSKMLNSISTTSLQSMEAESCSNSTKSIIANNAGGGGDHSTKLTNGQRKSLLLEGENNNAVVTGNKLQSGQSNSLENKKNEAKTENCENNSSLSCKTNVIDTEEEESSSLNKSSGSDSQASGIAKLNVTGDSNNDGNNQLMCVNNNSPADTNTDNQTSNAVVTSAPSNYSEPLYNGHASEFSRDSSSMEAEYSRKADQEESQNNSRNNIPISDIQCPESGIVIGAGECLVDHDGLCELDGQRLVNSVSVESCDGEIEDMQTEGPDEQILPCRKPDPVQEICDEFPVKIADLGNACWTYHQFTEDIQTRQYRCLEVLIGAGYDTPADIWSTACMAFELATGDYLFEPHSGEDYTRDEDHLAHIIELVGPIPRNIALSGKYSREFFNRKGELRHISKLKPWGLVEVLTEKYEWSEKEAREFSEFLLPMLVFDPAERATAAECLKHPWLQEV; from the exons gtcAGACCCTAAAAAGAATCATGAGCCACGTTATGATGAAGAggaagatgaagaagaagaaattctGGGTTCAGATGATGATGAACAGGAGGATCCTCGAGACTATTGTAAAGGAGGGTACCACCCAGTGAAGATTGGAGATTTGCTCAATAATCGCTATCACATAGTCCGTAAACTGGGCTGGGGCCACTTCTCAACTGTCTGGCTCAGCTGGGATCTTGT GTGCAAGCGTTTTGTGGCTCTCAAAGTTGTCAAAAGTGCTCAACATTACACAGAGACAGCTTTAGATGAAATTAAACTCTTGAAATGT GTCAGAGAAGCAGATGAAACCGACCCACATAGAGAAAAAGCTGTTCAGTTGCTTGATGACTTTAAAATCTCTGGAGTCAATGGAACCC ATGTTTGCATGGTCTTTGAAGTATTAGGCAACAATCTCCTGAAACTAATTATTCGTTCAAATTATCAAGGTATTCCTCTGCATAATGTAAAGCTGATCATAAAACAG GTTTTAGAGGGCTTGGACTACCTccatacaaaatgtaaaataatacaCACAGATATCAAGCCAGAGAATATACTTATGTGTGTTGATGAAGGTCACATCAGAAAACTTGCCGCTGATGCAATAGAATTTCAAAGGCTTGGTCTCAAGTTGCCAGGCTCAGCAG TGAGCACAGCACCTAAGGAAAAACCTGTGGATGTTTCTAAAATgtccaaaaataaaaagaagaaaatgaagaaaaagCAGAAGAAACAAGAACAGCTCATTCAGATGCAGATGAAACAATTGGAGGAGCTTGACCGAGAGAAAGGAGGTGACAAGCGACCG GGCAGTAAAATGCTAAATAGTATCAGCACCACAAGTTTACAAAGTATGGAAGCCGAGTCATGCAGCAATAGCACAAAGAGTATTATTGCCAACAATGCAGGTGGTGGAGGGGACCATAGTACAAAACTTACCAATGGTCAGCGAAAGTCTCTTTTATTAGAAGGAGAAAACAACAATGCAGTAG TGACAGGAAACAAACTACAGAGTGGTCAGTCAAACTCAttggaaaacaagaaaaatgagGCCAAAACTGAAAACTGTGAAAACAATAGCAGTCTTTCATGTAAGACTAATGTCATTGACACAGAAGAGGAAGAATCCTCCAGTCTAAACAAATCTTCAGGCTCTGACAGTCAAGCCTCCGGCATTGCCAAACTCAATGTGACTGGTGATTCTAACAACGATGGCAATAACCAGCTCATGTGTGTAAACAACAATAGTCCCGCTGATACAAATACTGACAATCAAACCAGCAATGCTGTAGTAACCTCAGCACCGTCTAACTATTCAGAACCTTTATATAATGGACATGCCTCAGAATTCTCTAGGGACTCTTCTAGCATGGAGGCAGAATATTCTAGGAAAGCTGATCAAGAAGAGTCTCAAAACAACAGCAGAAATAATATTCCTATTTCTGATATTCAGTGCCCTGAGTCTGGTATAGTTATCGGTGCAGGAGAGTGCCTAGTGGACCATGATGGATTATGTGAACTGGATGGACAACGTCTTGTGAATAGTGTTTCTGTGGAATCCTGTGATGGTGAAATAGAAGATATGCAAACTGAAGGACCTGATG AGCAAATATTGCCTTGTAGAAAGCCAGACCCTGTGCAAGAGATCTGTGATGAATTTCCTGTAAAAATTGCTGATCTTGGCAATGCTTGCTGGACA taCCACCAGTTTACAGAAGATATACAGACACGCCAATATAGGTGTCTGGAAGTCTTAATTGGAGCAGGTTATGACACTCCTGCTGATATATGGAGTACAGCTTGCATG GCGTTTGAGCTAGCTACAGGAGACTATCTTTTTGAACCTCATAGTGGGGAAGACTACACCAGAGATGAAGACCATTTAGCACACATCATTGAACTGGTGGGACCTATTCCCAGAAATATAGCTTTGAGTGGAAAATATTCAAGAgaattttttaatagaaaag GTGAACTAAGGCATATTAGCAAGCTGAAACCTTGGGGTCTTGTGGAGGTACTCACAGAGAAATACGAATGGTCAGAGAAGGAGGCCAGAGAGTTCAGTGAATTCCTTCTCCCAATGTTGGTATTTGATCCTGCTGAAAGGGCTACCGCAGCTGAGTGTTTAAAGCACCCTTGGTTACAGGAAGTATGA
- the LOC106077893 gene encoding SRSF protein kinase 3-like isoform X1 codes for MPSSETVLTPTTNHSWTCLCISLFRDTESTQNMVSTTKVDNTSTGSCPDFDPLVDARQESVLLNDANANTDSETSACVKQMNEIRLRPKDVNSNATSLEKISISPCDKTPSKSPMSCDLPWTPIDKNEAEAHSSVANDNENVLNSLAVTVLSETESDPKKNHEPRYDEEEDEEEEILGSDDDEQEDPRDYCKGGYHPVKIGDLLNNRYHIVRKLGWGHFSTVWLSWDLVCKRFVALKVVKSAQHYTETALDEIKLLKCVREADETDPHREKAVQLLDDFKISGVNGTHVCMVFEVLGNNLLKLIIRSNYQGIPLHNVKLIIKQVLEGLDYLHTKCKIIHTDIKPENILMCVDEGHIRKLAADAIEFQRLGLKLPGSAVSTAPKEKPVDVSKMSKNKKKKMKKKQKKQEQLIQMQMKQLEELDREKGGDKRPGSKMLNSISTTSLQSMEAESCSNSTKSIIANNAGGGGDHSTKLTNGQRKSLLLEGENNNAVVTGNKLQSGQSNSLENKKNEAKTENCENNSSLSCKTNVIDTEEEESSSLNKSSGSDSQASGIAKLNVTGDSNNDGNNQLMCVNNNSPADTNTDNQTSNAVVTSAPSNYSEPLYNGHASEFSRDSSSMEAEYSRKADQEESQNNSRNNIPISDIQCPESGIVIGAGECLVDHDGLCELDGQRLVNSVSVESCDGEIEDMQTEGPDEQILPCRKPDPVQEICDEFPVKIADLGNACWTYHQFTEDIQTRQYRCLEVLIGAGYDTPADIWSTACMAFELATGDYLFEPHSGEDYTRDEDHLAHIIELVGPIPRNIALSGKYSREFFNRKGELRHISKLKPWGLVEVLTEKYEWSEKEAREFSEFLLPMLVFDPAERATAAECLKHPWLQEV; via the exons ATGCCATCCAGTGAAACAGTGCTTACCCCTACTACCAACCACTCGTGGACTTGCTTGTGCATTAGTCTATTTCGTGACACGGAGTCCACGCAGAACATGGTGTCCACCACCAAAGTGGATAACACGTCGACAGGCAGTTGTCCTGACTTTGACCCTCTGGTGGACGCTCGTCAGGAATCTGTGCTCCTCAATGACGCCAACGCGAACACGGACTCGGAGACCAGCGCGTGTGTGAAACAGATGAATGAAATTAGATTGCGTCCCAAGGACGTCAACTCTAATGCTACATCCCTCGAAAAAATATCGATCAGCCCCTGTGATAAAACTCCGAGCAAATCGCCTATGTCATGTGACTTACCCTGGACGCCCATTGATAAGAACGAGGCAGAGGCGCATTCCTCTGTTGCTAATGACAATGAGAATGTATTGAACTCTCTGGCCGTAACAGTGTTATCTGAGACTGA gtcAGACCCTAAAAAGAATCATGAGCCACGTTATGATGAAGAggaagatgaagaagaagaaattctGGGTTCAGATGATGATGAACAGGAGGATCCTCGAGACTATTGTAAAGGAGGGTACCACCCAGTGAAGATTGGAGATTTGCTCAATAATCGCTATCACATAGTCCGTAAACTGGGCTGGGGCCACTTCTCAACTGTCTGGCTCAGCTGGGATCTTGT GTGCAAGCGTTTTGTGGCTCTCAAAGTTGTCAAAAGTGCTCAACATTACACAGAGACAGCTTTAGATGAAATTAAACTCTTGAAATGT GTCAGAGAAGCAGATGAAACCGACCCACATAGAGAAAAAGCTGTTCAGTTGCTTGATGACTTTAAAATCTCTGGAGTCAATGGAACCC ATGTTTGCATGGTCTTTGAAGTATTAGGCAACAATCTCCTGAAACTAATTATTCGTTCAAATTATCAAGGTATTCCTCTGCATAATGTAAAGCTGATCATAAAACAG GTTTTAGAGGGCTTGGACTACCTccatacaaaatgtaaaataatacaCACAGATATCAAGCCAGAGAATATACTTATGTGTGTTGATGAAGGTCACATCAGAAAACTTGCCGCTGATGCAATAGAATTTCAAAGGCTTGGTCTCAAGTTGCCAGGCTCAGCAG TGAGCACAGCACCTAAGGAAAAACCTGTGGATGTTTCTAAAATgtccaaaaataaaaagaagaaaatgaagaaaaagCAGAAGAAACAAGAACAGCTCATTCAGATGCAGATGAAACAATTGGAGGAGCTTGACCGAGAGAAAGGAGGTGACAAGCGACCG GGCAGTAAAATGCTAAATAGTATCAGCACCACAAGTTTACAAAGTATGGAAGCCGAGTCATGCAGCAATAGCACAAAGAGTATTATTGCCAACAATGCAGGTGGTGGAGGGGACCATAGTACAAAACTTACCAATGGTCAGCGAAAGTCTCTTTTATTAGAAGGAGAAAACAACAATGCAGTAG TGACAGGAAACAAACTACAGAGTGGTCAGTCAAACTCAttggaaaacaagaaaaatgagGCCAAAACTGAAAACTGTGAAAACAATAGCAGTCTTTCATGTAAGACTAATGTCATTGACACAGAAGAGGAAGAATCCTCCAGTCTAAACAAATCTTCAGGCTCTGACAGTCAAGCCTCCGGCATTGCCAAACTCAATGTGACTGGTGATTCTAACAACGATGGCAATAACCAGCTCATGTGTGTAAACAACAATAGTCCCGCTGATACAAATACTGACAATCAAACCAGCAATGCTGTAGTAACCTCAGCACCGTCTAACTATTCAGAACCTTTATATAATGGACATGCCTCAGAATTCTCTAGGGACTCTTCTAGCATGGAGGCAGAATATTCTAGGAAAGCTGATCAAGAAGAGTCTCAAAACAACAGCAGAAATAATATTCCTATTTCTGATATTCAGTGCCCTGAGTCTGGTATAGTTATCGGTGCAGGAGAGTGCCTAGTGGACCATGATGGATTATGTGAACTGGATGGACAACGTCTTGTGAATAGTGTTTCTGTGGAATCCTGTGATGGTGAAATAGAAGATATGCAAACTGAAGGACCTGATG AGCAAATATTGCCTTGTAGAAAGCCAGACCCTGTGCAAGAGATCTGTGATGAATTTCCTGTAAAAATTGCTGATCTTGGCAATGCTTGCTGGACA taCCACCAGTTTACAGAAGATATACAGACACGCCAATATAGGTGTCTGGAAGTCTTAATTGGAGCAGGTTATGACACTCCTGCTGATATATGGAGTACAGCTTGCATG GCGTTTGAGCTAGCTACAGGAGACTATCTTTTTGAACCTCATAGTGGGGAAGACTACACCAGAGATGAAGACCATTTAGCACACATCATTGAACTGGTGGGACCTATTCCCAGAAATATAGCTTTGAGTGGAAAATATTCAAGAgaattttttaatagaaaag GTGAACTAAGGCATATTAGCAAGCTGAAACCTTGGGGTCTTGTGGAGGTACTCACAGAGAAATACGAATGGTCAGAGAAGGAGGCCAGAGAGTTCAGTGAATTCCTTCTCCCAATGTTGGTATTTGATCCTGCTGAAAGGGCTACCGCAGCTGAGTGTTTAAAGCACCCTTGGTTACAGGAAGTATGA